The proteins below come from a single Lasioglossum baleicum chromosome 20, iyLasBale1, whole genome shotgun sequence genomic window:
- the Cpr2 gene encoding cuticular protein 2, which yields MAFKFVALLALVAAANAGLIPAGPISYAQPASLSYPAVPITKAVVAKTVDADYDPHPQYSYAYDVHDTLTGDAKSQQETRDGDVVQGSYSLLEADGTKRTVDYTADPVNGFNAVVRKEPAAVAVKAVAAAPIAHAAPIAHAPLAYAASAPVLATKVAAPLAYAPAAKLAVAHAAPYTAAYAAPYAASYAAPYAAPYAAPYAVAPAQYAVAHSAPALAYSAHPAPVAYAAHPAPLAYAAHPAPIGKIAAAPALAYGAHYL from the exons ATGGCATTCAAG TTCGTCGCTCTCCTGGCCCTCGTGGCAGCCGCCAACGCTGGACTCATCCCAGCAGGACCAATCTCCTACGCTCAACCGGCCTCTCTCTCCTACCCAGCGGTGCCAATAACGAAAGCGGTGGTAGCGAAGACTGTGGACGCTGACTACGACCCTCACCCACAATACAGCTACGCCTATGATGTACACGACACCCTGACCGGAGATGCCAAGAGCCAACAGGAAACCCGTGACGGAGATGTCGTACAGGGCAGCTACTCCCTCTTGGAGGCTGACGGAACCAAACGCACTGTCGACTACACCGCTGACCCAGTCAACGGATTCAACGCCGTAGTCCGCAAGGAACCCGCCGCAGTCGCTGTCAAGGCCGTCGCTGCTGCCCCCATCGCACACGCTGCTCCCATCGCTCACGCCCCTCTGGCTTATGCTGCCTCCGCTCCAGTGTTGGCCACCAAAGTTGCCGCCCCCTTGGCCTACGCCCCAGCTGCCAAGCTCGCCGTCGCACACGCTGCCCCATACACCGCCGCATACGCCGCCCCATACGCCGCCTCATACGCCGCCCCATACGCCGCCCCGTACGCCGCTCCGTACGCCGTAGCCCCCGCCCAATACGCAGTCGCTCACTCCGCCCCCGCTCTCGCATACTCCGCCCACCCAGCACCCGTCGCATACGCCGCTCACCCAGCCCCCCTCGCATACGCCGCCCACCCAGCTCCCATCGGCAAAATCGCCGCTGCCCCAGCTCTTGCCTATGGCGCACACTACCTCTAA